From Pelodiscus sinensis isolate JC-2024 unplaced genomic scaffold, ASM4963464v1 ctg125, whole genome shotgun sequence, the proteins below share one genomic window:
- the RPL13A gene encoding large ribosomal subunit protein uL13, with amino-acid sequence MAELKVLVIDGRGHLLGRLAAIVAKQVLLGRKVVVVRCEGINISGNFYRNKLKYLAFLRKRMNTNPSRGPYHFRAPSRIFWRTVRGMLPHKTKRGQAALERLKVFDGIPPPYDKRKRMVVPAALKVVRLKPTRKFAFLGRLAHEVGWKYQAITATLEEKRKEKSKLHYNKKKKLMKLQKQAEKNVEGKIARYTAVLKQYGVLV; translated from the exons ATGGCGGAGCTCAAG gttCTGGTCATCGATGGGCGCGGCCACCTCTTGGGGCGCCTGGCAGCCATCGTGGCCAAACAGGTCCTGCTGG GGCgcaaggtggtggtggtgagatGCGAGGGCATCAACATCTCCGGAAACTTCTACCGCAACAAAC TGAAGTACCTGGCTTTCCTTCGCAAGCGCATGAACACCAACCCGTCCCGTGGGCCCTACCACTTCCGCGCCCCCAGCCGCATCTTCTGGCGCACGGTGCGAG GGATGCTTCCCCACAAGACCAAGCGAGGCCAGGCTGCCTTGGAGAGGCTGAAAGTCTTTGATGGGATCCCACCGCCGTACGACAAG AGGAAACGGATGGTGGTGCCCGCTGCTCTGAAAGTCGTACGCCTGAAGCCAACACGCAAG ttcGCCTTTTTGGGACGCTTGGCCCATGAGGTGGGCTGGAAATACCAGGCCATCACCGCCACGCTGGAGGAGAAACGCAAGGAGAAATCCAAGCTGCATTACAACAAGAAGAAGAAGCTGATG AAACTGCAGAAGCAGGCAGAGAAGAACGTGGAAGGCAAGATCGCCCGCTACACGGCCGTGCTGAAGCAGTACGGTGTCTTGGTCTGA
- the DHDH gene encoding trans-1,2-dihydrobenzene-1,2-diol dehydrogenase encodes MATRWGICSAGRISHDFLVALRTLPATEHQAVAIAARDLTRAQEYAEKHGIPRAYGSYEELAQDPDVDVVYVGVIHPQHLPVGRLFLEAGKPVLLEKPLGMNAAEVRELAQVAQSRGVFLMEAFWTRFFPLSEQLRELLAQGALGEVKLSCVAVGHPMENIPRLVQKELGGGVVLDLGCYCAQFASMVFGGEKPESIIASGFLYPTGVDETAAMVLNYAGNRQAVLSCTMRVEVPGEAIVCGTEGYVKFPSPWYTPTTMFVNGERHDSPLPPPSQPLNFSNSTGLRYEAQHVRQCLLQGLKESPIMSLADSELVAFIMDEVRRQLGVTYPEDRQG; translated from the exons ATGGCCACCCGCTGGGGCATCTGCTCAGCCGGCAGGATCAGCCACGACTTCCTGGTGGCCCTGCGGACCCTGCCGGCCACGGAGCATCAG GCCGTAGCCATCGCCGCCCGCGATCTGACCCGGGCTCAGGAATACGCCGAGAAACACGGGATCCCCCGAGCCTACGGGAGCTAcgaggagctggcccaggaccCCGACGTGG ACGTGGTCTACGTAGGGGTCATCCACCCGCAGCACCTGCCCGTGGGGCGGCTCTTCCTGGAGGCCGGGAAGCCGGTGCTGCTGGAGAAGCCACTGGGCATGAACGCGGCGGAGGTGAGAGAGCTGGCGCAGGTGGCACAGAGCCGGGGGGTCTTCCTGATGGAG gcgTTCTGGACCCGCTTCTTCCCCCTCTCGGAGCAGCTCCGCGagctgctggcccagggagccctgggggaAGTGAAGCTAAGCTGCGTCGCCGTGGGGCACCCCATGGAGAACATCCCCCGGCTGGTGCagaaggagctggggggcggggtcgTTCTGGACCTCGGCTGCTACTGCGCCCAGTTCGCCAGCATGGTCTTCGGGGGGGAGAAGCCGGAGTCCATCATAGCCTCAGGCTTCCTCTACCCCACTG GTGTGGACGAAACGGCGGCCATGGTGCTGAACTACGCAGGCAACCGCCAGGCCGTGCTGTCCTGCACCATGCGGGTGGAGGTCCCCGGCGAGGCCATCGTCTGTGGCACCGAGGGCTACGTCAAA ttcccctccccctggtaCACCCCCACCACCATGTTCGTGAACGGCGAGCGCCATGacagccccctgccgcccccctcccagcccctcaacTTCTCCAACAGCACCGGCCTGCGCTACGAGGCCCAGCACGTGCGCCAGTGCCTGCTGCAag gcctgaAGGAGAGCCCCATCATGAGCCTGGCTGACAGCGAGCTGGTGGCCTTCATCATGGATGAAGTGCGGCGACAGCTGGGGGTGACCTACCCCGAGGACCGGCAGGGCTGA